A single genomic interval of Nitratidesulfovibrio sp. SRB-5 harbors:
- a CDS encoding esterase/lipase family protein yields MSLLLVPLCIALTIAVISYLLFFRAARRDTAPTPPASLVVRGVMYSVVGGALALALYPFGSWFRRRCRPCPFPRRAAPEGRHRAEAPCAGPTDAPSPLPNLPQERPPVLLIHGLYHNVTAWTLYRRWLNEAGFTRVYCHGYSSWHTGFGLLVDELDETMRDLLAAHPGEKPLLVGHSLGGLLIRGWLADAANQQLVAGAVTLGTPHQGSTLARLGAGRLARSLTFRGALIRELEATEAPSDVPCVALYSPIDNMVVPQEGLHVTTPGWTTRASPAVSHIWMLWDRATARLAIESLRELADRHTARERQRRACDDPASGQTASGQTASGQTASGHAASGHVMPDGTPCAATTPEQAAGSKNSEQENPGYSRA; encoded by the coding sequence ATGTCCCTGCTGCTGGTGCCGCTGTGCATCGCCCTGACAATAGCCGTCATCAGCTACCTGCTGTTCTTCCGCGCCGCGCGCCGCGACACCGCCCCCACGCCCCCTGCCTCGCTGGTGGTGCGGGGCGTGATGTACAGCGTGGTCGGGGGGGCGCTGGCGCTGGCCCTGTATCCGTTCGGATCGTGGTTCCGGCGGCGCTGCCGCCCCTGCCCCTTTCCGCGCCGGGCCGCGCCGGAAGGCCGGCATCGCGCGGAGGCACCGTGTGCAGGCCCCACCGACGCACCCTCCCCGCTCCCCAACTTGCCGCAAGAGCGGCCACCAGTCCTGCTCATCCACGGCCTGTACCACAACGTCACGGCATGGACCCTGTACCGCCGCTGGCTGAACGAAGCCGGTTTCACGCGGGTGTACTGCCACGGCTATTCCAGCTGGCATACCGGGTTCGGGCTGCTGGTCGACGAACTGGACGAGACGATGCGCGACCTGCTGGCCGCGCATCCGGGTGAAAAGCCCCTGCTCGTGGGCCACAGCCTGGGGGGATTGCTGATCCGGGGTTGGCTGGCCGACGCGGCCAACCAGCAACTGGTGGCCGGGGCCGTAACCCTGGGCACGCCGCACCAGGGCAGCACCCTGGCCCGGCTGGGAGCCGGGCGGCTGGCTCGCAGCCTGACCTTCCGCGGGGCGCTGATCCGCGAACTGGAAGCCACCGAGGCCCCGTCCGACGTGCCCTGCGTGGCCCTGTATTCGCCCATCGACAACATGGTGGTGCCGCAGGAAGGGCTGCACGTGACCACGCCCGGCTGGACCACGCGCGCCTCGCCCGCCGTGAGCCACATCTGGATGCTTTGGGACCGGGCCACGGCGCGGCTGGCCATCGAATCGCTACGCGAACTGGCGGACCGGCACACGGCGCGGGAACGGCAGCGCCGCGCGTGCGACGACCCGGCGTCAGGCCAGACCGCATCGGGCCAGACTGCATCGGGCCAGACTGCGTCAGGCCACGCCGCATCGGGGCACGTCATGCCCGACGGGACGCCATGCGCCGCAACCACCCCGGAACAGGCAGCAGGCTCCAAAAATTCCGAACAGGAGAACCCCGGCTACAGCCGGGCGTAG
- a CDS encoding glycosyltransferase yields MTDTLPAALHFHTLLSHRGGATRVAHMLARGLARRGVVVHRTCEILDGDISDADGPDGGSAECGAAHGVVPAAGVGGCLLPGMPLHLHATLDWTACLGSIVWVGRSDPDGRSGQAGKSGQAGISGASGQTAPPLPPVSPAPPAAPVFPVPLVVTVHDCSLLTGGCVYPIDCDGWRTGCPGECPRGYPGAALLQDRRARALRAAAPLLVSPSGWLARMMRARFPDLPCSVVPNGVEPAGGPAQAEARAALGIAPDARVAIFVAHGGEQAMLKGGHRWMALWNEVKGAVPAAVGLMVGGDAAERDGDLLRWPYVDRAMLDTLLAASDVFVYPTLADNHALVVLEAMAAGVPVCSFRVGGVPEQVEDGVTGALAEEGDWGGLAASVAGLLERPRLARTLGRAGQDAWRTRFTVDRMVEGYLKIYARL; encoded by the coding sequence ATGACCGACACGCTTCCGGCGGCGCTGCACTTTCATACCCTGCTTTCCCACCGGGGCGGGGCCACGCGGGTGGCGCACATGCTGGCGCGGGGGCTTGCCCGGCGCGGCGTGGTGGTGCACCGGACCTGCGAAATCCTGGATGGCGATATTTCTGACGCTGACGGCCCCGATGGCGGTTCCGCCGAGTGCGGGGCCGCGCACGGCGTGGTGCCCGCCGCCGGGGTGGGCGGCTGCCTGCTGCCCGGCATGCCTCTGCACCTGCACGCCACGCTGGACTGGACGGCCTGTCTCGGTTCCATTGTCTGGGTGGGGCGGTCGGACCCGGATGGACGGTCGGGACAGGCGGGAAAGTCTGGGCAGGCGGGAATTTCCGGCGCGTCGGGCCAGACCGCGCCGCCGCTGCCCCCCGTTTCGCCTGCTCCTCCTGCTGCCCCTGTTTTCCCTGTTCCTCTGGTCGTCACCGTGCACGACTGTTCGCTGCTGACCGGCGGCTGCGTGTATCCCATCGATTGTGACGGCTGGCGTACCGGCTGTCCCGGCGAATGTCCGCGCGGCTACCCCGGCGCGGCCCTCTTGCAGGACCGCCGGGCCAGAGCGTTGCGCGCCGCCGCGCCGCTGCTGGTCAGCCCCTCGGGCTGGCTGGCCCGCATGATGCGGGCACGCTTTCCCGACCTGCCGTGCAGCGTGGTGCCCAACGGCGTGGAACCGGCGGGCGGCCCCGCGCAGGCAGAGGCCCGCGCCGCGCTGGGCATTGCCCCCGACGCGCGGGTGGCCATCTTCGTGGCGCACGGGGGTGAGCAGGCCATGCTCAAGGGCGGGCACCGCTGGATGGCCCTGTGGAACGAGGTGAAGGGCGCCGTGCCCGCCGCCGTGGGGCTGATGGTGGGCGGCGACGCCGCCGAGCGCGACGGCGACCTGCTGCGCTGGCCCTACGTGGACCGCGCCATGCTGGATACCCTGCTGGCCGCGTCGGACGTGTTCGTGTACCCCACGCTGGCCGACAACCATGCCCTGGTGGTGCTGGAAGCCATGGCCGCCGGGGTGCCGGTGTGTTCCTTCCGCGTGGGCGGGGTGCCAGAACAGGTGGAGGACGGCGTTACCGGCGCCCTGGCCGAGGAAGGCGACTGGGGCGGCCTTGCCGCGTCGGTGGCGGGCCTGCTGGAACGTCCGCGCCTGGCCCGCACCCTGGGCAGGGCCGGACAGGATGCCTGGCGGACACGGTTTACCGTGGACCGGATGGTGGAAGGCTACCTGAAGATCTACGCCCGGCTGTAG
- a CDS encoding glycosyltransferase family 4 protein, whose translation MSTKRAWGTLHPFLESGEIMGRPVANAGFMRALLRADPFPEYHFFLPGVDVARTTEARLREEFPAIVARNGFRVSTRNDLAWMLARKPYHCFHLSDSVTDQPHLARLRNAHAPVLFPVTGVTHSLSYARYPARFLAHLWPGTTARDAVVATSTAGQEVVLRLFEHLRRAYGLDEEAYPAPHVERIPLGVDADFLNVASGVANQQDGLAAQAALRADMRQRLGVDAEPVLLVFARIAHYSKMDLLPLLRALQRAEGLGLARGGYLLTVAGFVKPGDDTPARITELAGRLGIRIRVVPSPSDAERAALFAAADVFVSPVDNMQETFGLTLVEAGAAGLPAVVSDYDGYRDIVAHGETGFTVPTLAPLATPDVDMLAPVFFDSQYHLLLAQQTVVDVPALADALARLATDAQLRARMGAAARARVLAEFTWDGVVARWLDLWEALWRQPAPFRADGHGERVTGRPGDGASRSAPGAEPYAEPAGDADADALRELREAVHPLHMPYGEVFGGYPTAQFDRAMAVRWTRAGEAVYRKQEFPVLYTGVERQVPPARLQRLLFAARHPVDAGQLLDVLTGEGMDDEAAGFLLLWALKQDLLERVRPVSGTAEDSGPLAQAPSGETPAPATHNGGGEGT comes from the coding sequence ATGAGCACCAAACGCGCCTGGGGCACACTGCACCCCTTCCTTGAATCCGGCGAGATCATGGGCCGCCCCGTGGCCAATGCGGGCTTCATGCGGGCGCTGCTGCGGGCCGACCCGTTTCCGGAGTACCATTTTTTTCTGCCGGGAGTGGATGTTGCCCGGACAACGGAGGCCCGGCTGCGCGAGGAATTTCCCGCCATCGTCGCGCGCAACGGGTTCCGGGTGTCCACCCGCAACGATCTGGCCTGGATGCTGGCGCGCAAGCCCTACCATTGCTTCCATCTGTCGGACAGCGTGACCGACCAGCCCCACCTGGCCCGCCTGCGCAATGCGCATGCGCCGGTGCTGTTTCCGGTGACCGGCGTGACCCATTCGCTCAGCTACGCCCGCTACCCCGCGCGGTTTCTGGCGCATCTGTGGCCGGGCACCACCGCGCGCGATGCCGTGGTGGCAACCTCCACGGCGGGGCAGGAGGTGGTGCTGCGCCTGTTCGAGCACCTGCGCCGCGCCTACGGGCTGGACGAGGAGGCATACCCCGCGCCGCACGTGGAGCGCATTCCCCTGGGCGTGGACGCGGATTTCCTGAACGTGGCTTCCGGCGTCGCCAATCAGCAGGACGGGCTGGCGGCCCAGGCGGCGCTGCGGGCGGACATGCGCCAGCGGCTGGGCGTGGACGCAGAGCCGGTGCTGCTGGTGTTCGCGCGCATCGCCCATTATTCCAAGATGGACCTGCTGCCCCTGCTGCGCGCCTTGCAGCGCGCCGAAGGGCTGGGGTTGGCCCGTGGCGGCTATCTGCTGACGGTGGCCGGGTTCGTGAAACCCGGCGACGACACCCCCGCCCGCATCACCGAACTGGCCGGACGGCTGGGCATCCGCATCCGGGTGGTGCCATCGCCGTCCGACGCTGAGCGGGCCGCGCTGTTCGCGGCGGCCGACGTATTCGTCTCTCCCGTGGACAACATGCAGGAAACCTTCGGCCTTACTCTGGTGGAGGCCGGGGCCGCCGGGCTGCCCGCCGTGGTTTCCGACTACGACGGTTACCGCGACATCGTCGCGCACGGCGAAACCGGGTTCACCGTGCCCACCCTGGCCCCGCTGGCCACGCCCGACGTGGACATGCTGGCGCCTGTGTTCTTCGACAGCCAGTACCACCTGCTGCTGGCCCAGCAGACCGTGGTGGACGTGCCCGCCCTGGCCGATGCCCTTGCTCGGCTGGCCACCGACGCCCAACTGCGCGCCCGCATGGGGGCCGCCGCGCGCGCCAGGGTGCTGGCGGAATTTACCTGGGACGGCGTGGTGGCCCGCTGGCTGGACCTGTGGGAGGCGCTGTGGCGCCAGCCCGCGCCATTTCGGGCGGACGGGCATGGCGAACGTGTGACCGGAAGGCCCGGTGACGGGGCGTCCCGGTCCGCCCCCGGCGCCGAACCGTATGCGGAACCCGCTGGCGACGCGGACGCCGACGCCCTGCGCGAACTGCGCGAGGCCGTCCACCCGCTGCACATGCCCTACGGCGAGGTGTTCGGCGGCTACCCCACGGCGCAGTTTGACCGCGCCATGGCAGTGCGCTGGACCCGCGCGGGCGAGGCCGTGTACCGCAAGCAGGAGTTTCCCGTGCTGTACACCGGGGTGGAGCGGCAAGTGCCGCCCGCCCGGTTGCAGCGGCTGCTGTTTGCCGCGCGGCACCCCGTGGACGCGGGCCAATTGCTGGACGTGCTGACGGGCGAGGGCATGGACGACGAGGCCGCCGGGTTCCTGCTGCTGTGGGCGCTGAAGCAGGACCTGCTGGAACGGGTGCGCCCGGTTTCCGGCACGGCCGAGGATTCCGGCCCCCTTGCGCAAGCCCCATCTGGCGAGACTCCGGCACCGGCCACGCACAATGGCGGCGGGGAGGGCACATGA